In one Streptomyces sp. NBC_01288 genomic region, the following are encoded:
- a CDS encoding ATP-binding SpoIIE family protein phosphatase, whose translation MEQASAAAVISARGIVTGWSDGARSLTGYPAEEAVGRSVAALLAEPPSTTALAALTGTLVLRHRDGTPLPLTVRACPVLGADGAPDGYVLTAEPPAEPAPAPEPTLAEQAFQQASMSLSVFDTEQRYLRLNDVACRVMGVPEDVLIGRFFPESVEDAEHSHSFLSNLRLVAETGRPVRYNSWAGAPALNREHAWSIEMWPLKDDSGDVTGVALAAFDSTEQYLAQQRLALLNEAAAGIGTTLDVVRTAEELVEILVPRYADFASVDLLPWVLGADEQPPAPDGEIVLRRVAHGSVTEGAPDAAVPLGQTDVYPPFSPPVRALREGRAVRSQAGEPDFVRWVDDRNARSPEGISHRKGVHSMIAVPLRARGTTLGVAVGVRMAHPDDYAADDAVLAEELASRAAVCIDNARRFARERSTALALQHSLLPRDLPGQAAVEVAHRYLPSGSLAGIGGDWFDVIPLSGSRVALVVGDVVGHGIASSATMGRLCTAVRTLADVDLPPDELLTHLDDLVTHLATDDTGDEVAELGATCLYAVYDPVSRRLTTAAAGHPPPAVVLPDGTASLVPMTAGPPLGVGGLPFEAVELELPEGATVALYTDGLIEDRDRDVDHATAELCRALTTSAESLDALCDVVLKAVMPEEPSDDVALLLVRTRALGADRVATWDIEPDPARVAGARQAATEQLAAWGLDEESFVTELVVSELVTNAIRYGEPPIQLRLIRDRALICEVSDGSSTSPHLRRAHANDEGGRGLLLVAQLTQRWGSRQTGSGKTIWAEQPLPTD comes from the coding sequence ATGGAGCAGGCCTCCGCCGCGGCGGTCATCAGTGCCCGAGGCATCGTGACGGGGTGGAGCGACGGTGCCCGGTCACTGACGGGATACCCGGCCGAGGAGGCCGTGGGCCGGTCGGTGGCGGCACTGCTCGCCGAACCTCCCTCCACCACGGCCCTGGCCGCGCTGACGGGAACCCTGGTCCTACGACACCGGGACGGAACCCCGCTCCCGCTCACCGTGCGGGCGTGCCCGGTGCTCGGAGCGGACGGCGCACCGGACGGATACGTCCTCACCGCCGAACCCCCCGCCGAACCGGCGCCCGCACCCGAGCCCACCTTGGCGGAGCAGGCTTTCCAGCAGGCGTCGATGTCGCTCTCCGTCTTCGACACCGAGCAGCGCTACCTCCGCCTCAACGACGTCGCCTGCCGGGTGATGGGAGTGCCCGAGGACGTCCTGATCGGCCGGTTCTTCCCGGAGAGCGTCGAGGACGCCGAGCACAGCCACAGCTTCCTGAGCAACCTGCGCCTGGTCGCCGAGACGGGCAGGCCGGTCCGCTACAACAGCTGGGCGGGCGCTCCCGCCCTGAACCGGGAGCACGCCTGGAGCATCGAGATGTGGCCCCTCAAGGACGACTCCGGCGACGTGACCGGGGTCGCCCTCGCCGCGTTCGACAGCACCGAGCAGTATCTCGCCCAGCAGCGGCTGGCCCTGCTGAACGAGGCGGCGGCCGGCATCGGCACCACCCTCGACGTGGTCCGCACCGCCGAGGAACTGGTGGAGATCCTCGTACCGCGCTACGCCGACTTCGCGAGCGTGGACCTGCTCCCGTGGGTGCTCGGCGCGGACGAACAACCACCGGCCCCGGACGGCGAGATCGTGCTGCGGCGCGTCGCCCACGGCTCCGTCACCGAGGGGGCGCCGGACGCCGCCGTACCCCTGGGGCAGACGGACGTCTACCCGCCGTTCTCGCCACCCGTGCGGGCCCTGCGCGAGGGCCGGGCGGTGCGCAGTCAGGCCGGTGAACCCGACTTCGTCCGCTGGGTCGACGACCGCAACGCCCGTTCCCCCGAGGGGATTTCGCACCGCAAGGGAGTCCACTCGATGATCGCGGTGCCGCTGCGGGCCCGGGGCACCACGCTCGGCGTCGCGGTGGGCGTCCGCATGGCCCACCCGGACGACTACGCCGCCGACGACGCCGTACTCGCCGAGGAGTTGGCCAGCCGGGCCGCCGTCTGCATCGACAACGCGCGCCGCTTCGCCCGCGAGCGCTCCACCGCGCTCGCCCTCCAACACAGCCTGCTGCCCAGGGACTTGCCCGGGCAGGCGGCGGTCGAGGTGGCCCACCGCTATCTGCCCTCCGGGTCGCTCGCGGGCATCGGCGGCGACTGGTTCGACGTGATCCCGCTGTCCGGCAGCCGCGTCGCGCTGGTCGTCGGCGACGTCGTCGGACACGGCATCGCGTCCTCGGCGACCATGGGCCGCCTCTGCACGGCCGTCCGCACCCTCGCCGACGTGGACCTGCCACCCGATGAACTCCTCACCCACCTCGACGACCTGGTCACCCACCTCGCGACGGACGACACCGGCGACGAGGTCGCGGAACTCGGCGCCACCTGCCTCTACGCCGTCTACGACCCGGTCTCGCGCCGCCTCACGACGGCCGCGGCCGGGCATCCGCCGCCGGCCGTCGTCCTGCCCGACGGGACCGCGAGCCTCGTCCCCATGACCGCGGGACCACCGCTCGGCGTCGGCGGACTCCCTTTCGAGGCGGTGGAGTTGGAGCTTCCCGAGGGAGCCACCGTCGCCCTCTACACGGACGGCCTGATCGAGGACCGCGACCGCGACGTCGACCACGCCACCGCGGAACTGTGCCGCGCGCTCACCACGTCCGCCGAGTCGCTGGACGCGCTGTGCGACGTGGTGCTGAAGGCCGTGATGCCGGAGGAACCCAGCGACGACGTGGCCCTGTTGCTGGTGCGCACCCGGGCACTGGGCGCCGACCGGGTCGCCACCTGGGACATCGAACCAGACCCCGCGCGCGTGGCCGGGGCCCGGCAGGCCGCCACCGAGCAACTCGCCGCCTGGGGACTGGACGAGGAGTCCTTCGTCACCGAGCTCGTCGTCAGCGAACTCGTCACCAACGCGATCCGGTACGGCGAACCGCCCATCCAGCTCCGCCTGATCCGGGACCGCGCCCTCATCTGCGAGGTCTCCGACGGCAGTTCGACCTCACCGCATCTGCGCCGCGCCCACGCCAACGACGAGGGCGGACGCGGACTCCTCCTCGTCGCCCAGCTCACCCAGCGCTGGGGAAGCCGGCAGACCGGCAGCGGCAAGACGATCTGGGCGGAACAGCCGCTGCCGACCGATTGA
- a CDS encoding acyl-CoA dehydrogenase family protein, translated as MDREEFVLVRDMVRSLATRFGVTSADEVKPSTRTAAQQALDELGLADLRRTSPPAATAQECALLAEEHGRHPLTTSLLGTVLLAPELLRLLGDDTSRSTPTIALTRELRFPGRTPPDLVAWDSEGADSALRVTAEGAVTRVRLGSAAPSTDLVRSVRAVPSDAPVEVVGRLDPPDLLRWQAYALVVVTAELVGAAGSFVEQAVEYARVRRQYGQAIGSFQAVQHLLADATVLVEACTSVTRYAAWCLDNEPPERALTAARVAKAEVNSSALEAVYAGMQVFGGIAQTWEHIAHLYLRKVRLGATLLATTDELLAALAVPEVTR; from the coding sequence GTGGACCGCGAGGAGTTCGTCCTGGTCCGCGACATGGTGCGCTCACTGGCGACCCGGTTCGGCGTGACATCGGCGGACGAGGTGAAACCGTCGACCCGGACGGCAGCCCAACAGGCCCTGGACGAACTGGGTTTGGCTGATCTACGACGCACCTCACCCCCGGCCGCGACCGCACAGGAGTGCGCGCTGCTCGCGGAGGAACACGGCCGCCACCCGCTCACGACGTCCCTGCTCGGCACGGTCCTGCTGGCTCCCGAGCTGCTCCGCCTGCTCGGCGACGACACCTCGCGGTCGACCCCCACCATCGCGCTCACCCGCGAACTCCGCTTCCCCGGACGGACGCCGCCAGATCTCGTCGCCTGGGACAGCGAGGGAGCCGACAGCGCGCTCCGCGTCACCGCCGAAGGGGCGGTCACCCGGGTCCGGTTGGGTTCGGCGGCACCGAGCACGGACCTCGTGCGCTCGGTGCGCGCGGTGCCGTCGGATGCTCCCGTGGAGGTCGTCGGCCGTCTCGACCCACCGGACCTACTCCGTTGGCAGGCTTACGCACTTGTCGTCGTGACGGCCGAACTGGTCGGCGCGGCGGGCTCGTTCGTGGAGCAGGCGGTCGAATACGCCCGCGTCCGACGCCAGTACGGACAGGCGATCGGCTCCTTCCAGGCGGTGCAGCACCTCCTCGCGGACGCGACCGTCCTGGTGGAGGCGTGCACCAGTGTCACGCGGTACGCGGCCTGGTGTCTCGACAACGAGCCGCCGGAGCGGGCCTTGACGGCGGCGCGTGTCGCCAAGGCGGAGGTCAACTCCTCGGCGCTGGAGGCGGTTTACGCGGGGATGCAGGTCTTCGGCGGTATCGCCCAGACGTGGGAGCACATCGCGCACCTGTATCTGCGCAAGGTGCGCCTTGGCGCGACGCTGCTGGCCACGACGGACGAGTTGCTCGCCGCGCTGGCCGTACCGGAGGTGACGCGATGA
- a CDS encoding enoyl-CoA hydratase/isomerase family protein, whose product MSKVTPVLTVAADGDVRIVTLNRPDRLNGVSEELHRRLSEVWRELADDALARAVVLTGAGRAFSAGGDFDHLLRHHTDPELRERSIRLDRTIQTEMIRFPLPVIAAVNGPAVGLGCSLALACDLVLISEDAYFADPHISVGLVAGDGGVTLWPMLTSLLRVKEYLFTGDRIPAPKAVELGLANRTVPPGDLMREALALAHRLAAQPAEALRATKLALAAVVEQVSRGGMEAALMAERATMTSPDHIRIITELAARAERRANPPEEN is encoded by the coding sequence ATGAGCAAGGTGACTCCCGTGCTGACCGTGGCCGCCGACGGAGACGTCCGCATCGTCACCCTGAACCGCCCCGACCGGCTGAACGGCGTGTCCGAGGAACTGCACCGCCGACTGTCGGAGGTGTGGCGCGAACTCGCGGACGACGCGTTGGCCCGGGCCGTCGTCCTCACGGGCGCGGGCCGCGCGTTCAGCGCCGGCGGCGACTTCGACCATCTCCTACGGCACCACACCGACCCGGAGCTGCGGGAGCGGTCGATCCGCCTCGACCGCACCATCCAGACCGAGATGATCCGCTTCCCGCTGCCGGTGATCGCCGCCGTCAACGGCCCAGCGGTGGGCCTGGGTTGCAGCCTCGCCCTGGCCTGCGACCTGGTGCTGATCTCCGAGGACGCCTACTTCGCGGACCCGCACATCTCGGTGGGCCTGGTGGCCGGCGACGGCGGGGTCACCCTGTGGCCGATGCTGACCAGCCTGCTGCGCGTGAAGGAGTACCTCTTCACCGGGGACCGCATCCCGGCCCCCAAGGCGGTCGAACTCGGCCTCGCCAACCGCACGGTCCCGCCCGGTGACCTGATGCGGGAGGCACTCGCCCTGGCCCACCGGCTCGCGGCCCAGCCCGCCGAGGCCCTCCGGGCCACCAAGCTGGCCCTCGCGGCGGTCGTCGAGCAGGTGTCGCGCGGCGGCATGGAGGCCGCGCTGATGGCCGAGCGGGCCACGATGACCAGCCCGGACCACATCCGCATCATCACCGAACTCGCGGCCCGCGCCGAACGGCGCGCCAACCCCCCCGAGGAGAACTGA
- a CDS encoding FadR/GntR family transcriptional regulator, which produces MQSAEHSSRALRGRATAGEPRPRFDTLTVPKASDVLAAEVRERILSGEFTEGTALPPERQLVEQTGLSRATVREALRILEVERLLEIRPGRGGGAFVHRPGRESLANTVRLVIRGQRIRLEDLHETREAIEPACAALAARRRTDADLAELDDAHTDLVAAGEDIQRFLRANIQWHNAVARAGENELLIGFMSALSQSIHAATNIEQFMDADIRKLTARAHARITEAIRDRDSEAAMRRMTRHVCGFARAAAEVDRRDGVELVDPEN; this is translated from the coding sequence GTGCAGAGCGCCGAGCACTCTTCCCGCGCCCTTCGGGGGCGCGCCACGGCCGGCGAGCCCCGGCCGCGCTTCGACACGCTCACCGTACCGAAGGCGTCGGACGTGCTGGCGGCGGAGGTGCGCGAGCGGATTCTCTCCGGGGAGTTCACGGAGGGCACGGCGCTGCCGCCGGAACGGCAACTGGTCGAGCAGACCGGGCTGAGCCGCGCGACGGTGCGCGAGGCACTGCGCATCCTGGAGGTCGAACGGCTGCTGGAGATCCGGCCGGGGCGCGGGGGCGGCGCCTTCGTGCACCGGCCGGGGCGTGAATCCCTCGCGAACACCGTGCGGTTGGTGATCCGGGGGCAGCGGATCCGGCTGGAGGACCTGCACGAGACCCGGGAGGCGATCGAGCCCGCGTGCGCGGCGCTGGCGGCCAGGCGCCGTACGGACGCCGATCTCGCCGAGCTGGACGACGCCCACACGGACCTCGTGGCGGCGGGCGAGGACATCCAGCGCTTCCTGCGCGCCAACATCCAATGGCACAACGCCGTGGCGAGGGCCGGTGAGAACGAGCTTCTCATCGGGTTCATGAGCGCTCTCTCCCAGTCGATCCACGCGGCCACCAACATCGAGCAGTTCATGGACGCGGACATCCGCAAGCTCACCGCCCGTGCGCACGCCCGGATCACCGAGGCGATCCGGGACCGTGACAGCGAGGCGGCGATGCGCCGGATGACACGCCATGTGTGCGGCTTCGCCCGGGCGGCGGCCGAGGTGGACCGCCGGGACGGCGTGGAGCTCGTCGATCCGGAGAACTGA
- a CDS encoding DoxX family protein, with the protein MPRSERSSLLLAGLLATAGVAHLASPKQFDATIPRALPGSPRTWTYASGVVELALAAGIAAPRTRRMAALAAAGFFVGVFPANVKMALDWRDRPTPQKAAALGRLPLQVPLVLWARSVAKNGEGRS; encoded by the coding sequence GTGCCACGGTCCGAACGCTCGTCGCTGCTGCTCGCCGGTCTGTTGGCGACCGCGGGAGTCGCCCATCTCGCCTCGCCGAAACAGTTCGACGCGACGATCCCGCGCGCTCTGCCGGGGTCGCCCCGCACCTGGACGTACGCGAGCGGTGTCGTCGAACTGGCGCTGGCCGCGGGGATCGCGGCGCCGCGTACCCGGCGTATGGCCGCACTGGCCGCGGCGGGGTTCTTCGTCGGCGTGTTCCCCGCCAACGTGAAGATGGCGCTGGACTGGCGGGACCGCCCGACCCCGCAGAAGGCGGCGGCCCTCGGGCGGCTGCCGTTGCAGGTACCCCTCGTACTGTGGGCCCGTAGTGTCGCGAAGAATGGGGAGGGACGGTCATGA
- a CDS encoding HAD family hydrolase, translating to MNARCLILDIGGVLELTPRTGWLARWDERLGLPPGTADRRLADVWEAGEIGTVTENEVREQVAARLGLDPVDTESFLADLWDEYLGTPNTELIDYVAGLRPHCRLGILSNSFVGARELETAAYGFDRLVDEIVYSHEIGVRKPDPRAFAVTCARLQVRPDDCLFVDDFAPNVEAARAAGMRAHLFEDNAGTVARIAAHLDPTILV from the coding sequence ATGAACGCGCGCTGCCTGATCCTCGACATCGGCGGTGTCCTGGAGCTCACGCCCAGGACCGGCTGGCTCGCCCGCTGGGACGAGCGCCTCGGCCTCCCGCCGGGCACGGCGGACCGACGCCTCGCCGACGTCTGGGAGGCCGGGGAGATCGGCACCGTCACCGAGAACGAGGTGCGCGAGCAGGTCGCCGCCCGGCTCGGACTCGACCCGGTGGACACCGAGTCCTTCCTGGCCGACCTGTGGGACGAGTACCTGGGCACCCCGAACACCGAACTCATCGACTACGTGGCAGGGCTGCGCCCGCACTGCCGACTGGGCATCCTCAGCAACAGTTTCGTGGGCGCCCGAGAACTGGAGACGGCGGCGTACGGCTTCGACCGGCTGGTCGACGAGATCGTCTACTCGCACGAGATCGGCGTCCGCAAGCCCGACCCCCGCGCCTTCGCCGTCACCTGCGCCCGGCTCCAAGTGCGGCCCGACGACTGCCTGTTCGTCGACGACTTCGCCCCCAACGTCGAGGCCGCCCGCGCCGCCGGGATGCGGGCGCACCTGTTCGAGGACAACGCCGGCACGGTCGCGCGGATCGCCGCACATCTGGACCCTACAATTTTGGTCTGA
- a CDS encoding SDR family NAD(P)-dependent oxidoreductase: protein MTDSTGLFDLTGRSALVTGAGGGIGSAVAEALARAGAAVLVTDVDESAAAAVAGKINAAGLTADSAVLDVRDRSAADAAVARAAALADGTLHILVNNAGVIAPAMFDKLEEEAFRRVLDIHVMGTFHCAQAALPFLPEDGRGRIINVTSSAGLVGTLGQVNYSAAKAGIIGLTKSLARELARRRVLVNALAPLAATPMTETIRTNEKFSAQMLARIPLGRWAEPAEIAGSFVFLASDAASFITGQVLPVDGGMVM from the coding sequence ATGACCGACAGCACAGGGCTGTTCGACCTCACGGGCCGGTCGGCGCTGGTCACCGGAGCCGGGGGCGGCATCGGTTCCGCCGTCGCCGAGGCGCTGGCGCGCGCCGGTGCCGCGGTGCTGGTGACCGACGTCGACGAGTCGGCCGCCGCGGCCGTCGCGGGGAAGATCAACGCGGCGGGGCTGACGGCGGACAGCGCCGTACTCGACGTACGGGACCGGTCCGCCGCCGACGCGGCGGTGGCCCGCGCGGCGGCGCTCGCCGACGGGACGCTGCACATCCTCGTGAACAACGCCGGGGTCATCGCGCCGGCCATGTTCGACAAGCTGGAGGAGGAGGCGTTCCGGCGCGTCCTCGACATCCATGTGATGGGCACCTTCCACTGCGCGCAGGCCGCGCTGCCGTTCCTGCCGGAGGACGGCAGGGGTCGGATCATCAACGTCACCTCGTCGGCGGGCCTGGTCGGCACGCTCGGGCAGGTCAACTACTCGGCCGCCAAGGCGGGGATCATCGGGCTGACGAAGTCCCTGGCCCGCGAACTGGCGCGCCGGCGCGTGCTGGTCAACGCCCTTGCGCCGCTGGCCGCCACGCCCATGACGGAGACCATCCGCACCAACGAGAAGTTCTCGGCCCAGATGCTCGCCCGCATTCCACTGGGCCGATGGGCCGAGCCGGCGGAGATCGCGGGCAGTTTCGTGTTCCTCGCCTCGGACGCCGCCTCCTTCATCACCGGGCAGGTCCTGCCGGTGGACGGCGGCATGGTCATGTGA
- a CDS encoding peroxiredoxin → MTGRLNVGDKVEDFTLPDETGAERSLTELLTEGPVVLFFYPAALSAGCTAEACHFRDLAAEFAAVGARPVGISGDSVDKQQEFAGKHTLGMPLLSDTDGTIRERFGVKRGFSLAPTKRATFVIGEDRTILEVVSSELRMNTHADRALAALRAHRK, encoded by the coding sequence ATGACGGGACGCCTGAACGTCGGTGACAAGGTCGAGGACTTCACGCTGCCGGACGAGACCGGCGCCGAGCGCAGCCTCACGGAACTGCTCACCGAGGGGCCGGTGGTGCTGTTCTTCTATCCGGCCGCCCTGTCCGCCGGGTGCACCGCCGAGGCCTGCCACTTCCGGGATCTGGCCGCCGAGTTCGCGGCCGTCGGCGCGCGGCCCGTGGGCATCAGCGGCGACTCCGTCGACAAGCAGCAGGAGTTCGCCGGGAAGCACACCCTCGGCATGCCGCTCCTCTCGGACACCGACGGGACGATCCGGGAGCGGTTCGGGGTGAAGCGCGGGTTCTCGCTCGCGCCGACCAAGCGGGCCACGTTCGTCATCGGCGAGGACCGCACGATCCTGGAGGTCGTCTCCAGCGAACTGCGGATGAACACCCACGCCGACCGCGCCCTCGCCGCCCTCCGCGCCCATCGGAAGTGA
- a CDS encoding acyl-CoA dehydrogenase family protein — MDFELTEDQETIRKSVAGLLRDFDDQYWMEKDQAHEFPTEFYDTVAGGGWLGITIPEAYGGHGLGITEASLLLEEVARSGGGMNAASAIHLSIFGMHPVVVHGSEELKRRTLPRIADGDLHVCFGVTEPGAGLDTASITTYARRDGDHYVVNGRKVWISKAMESEKILLLTRTSKPDEVAKKTDGMTLFLTDIDRDRIDVRPIPKMGRNAVTSNELFIDDLRIPVEDRVGEEGQGFRYLLDGLNPERMLIAAEALGIGRASLDKAVQYGRDRVVFGRPIGMNQAIQFPLADSLAHLDAAELVLRKATWLYDNGRPCGREANTAKYLCADAGFTAADRAVQTHGGMGYSEEYAVARYFREARLMRIAPISQEMILNYLGSHTLGLPRSY; from the coding sequence ATGGACTTTGAGCTGACCGAGGACCAGGAAACGATCCGCAAGTCCGTCGCCGGACTGCTGCGCGACTTCGACGACCAGTACTGGATGGAGAAGGACCAGGCGCACGAGTTCCCGACGGAGTTCTACGACACCGTCGCGGGCGGCGGCTGGCTCGGGATCACGATCCCGGAGGCGTACGGCGGCCACGGCCTCGGCATCACCGAGGCCAGCCTGCTGCTGGAGGAGGTGGCGCGGTCGGGCGGCGGGATGAACGCGGCCAGCGCGATCCATCTCTCCATCTTCGGCATGCATCCGGTGGTGGTGCACGGCTCCGAGGAGTTGAAGCGCCGCACACTCCCGCGCATCGCCGACGGCGACCTGCACGTCTGTTTCGGCGTCACCGAGCCGGGCGCGGGACTCGACACCGCGAGCATCACGACGTACGCACGACGGGACGGCGACCACTACGTCGTCAACGGCCGCAAGGTGTGGATCTCCAAGGCCATGGAGTCCGAGAAGATCCTGCTGCTGACCCGAACCAGCAAGCCCGACGAGGTCGCCAAGAAGACCGACGGGATGACCCTGTTCCTGACGGACATCGACCGCGACCGGATCGACGTCCGCCCCATCCCGAAGATGGGCCGCAACGCCGTCACCTCGAACGAACTCTTCATCGACGACCTGCGCATCCCGGTCGAGGACCGCGTCGGCGAGGAGGGCCAGGGCTTCCGCTACCTCCTCGACGGCCTCAACCCCGAGCGCATGCTGATCGCCGCAGAGGCCCTCGGCATCGGCCGGGCCTCGCTCGACAAGGCCGTGCAGTACGGCAGGGACCGCGTCGTCTTCGGCCGCCCGATCGGCATGAACCAGGCCATCCAGTTCCCCCTCGCGGACTCCCTGGCGCACCTCGACGCGGCGGAACTCGTGCTGCGCAAAGCGACGTGGCTGTACGACAACGGGAGGCCCTGCGGGCGGGAGGCGAACACCGCCAAGTACCTGTGCGCCGACGCCGGGTTCACGGCCGCCGACCGGGCCGTGCAGACGCACGGCGGCATGGGCTACTCCGAGGAGTACGCCGTGGCCCGCTACTTCCGCGAGGCCCGCCTCATGCGCATCGCACCGATCAGTCAGGAAATGATCCTGAACTACCTGGGATCACACACGCTGGGACTCCCGAGGAGCTACTGA
- a CDS encoding acyl-CoA dehydrogenase family protein, with the protein MTDTPLDFGDPADLDRLRREFRAWLAEHPLPERQSGEPVPVFLRRWHRLLHSGGWVGLDVPERYGGRGLTALHQVAISDELGACRAPGVPRIGYLAHALLEFGSEEQRLRFLPRMLAGDEVWCQGFSEPGAGSDLAGMSTFAERHDDHYTVRGQKLWTSYAQYSGLCLLLARTDRAAPAHKSISAFVLPLDRPGVTVRPLRAANGDDEFCELFLDDVRIEESERIGAEGVGWALAMTTVSYERNALDTGHISKYGLLVERLRRHAAEHQGGLPDGLLSRIGRCVVDYEVLVAHARRRTAERLAGQVAGPESSVDKLLMTRTEQRLYDTALEVFPAELSGEGGELFGDYLYSRAASVYGGTSQIQRNIIAKRILHLPSNG; encoded by the coding sequence ATGACCGACACCCCGCTGGACTTCGGCGACCCGGCCGATCTGGACCGGCTGCGGCGGGAGTTCCGTGCCTGGCTGGCCGAACACCCGCTCCCCGAGCGGCAGTCGGGCGAACCGGTACCGGTCTTCCTGCGCCGCTGGCACCGTTTGCTGCACTCGGGCGGCTGGGTCGGCCTCGACGTCCCGGAGCGCTACGGCGGCCGGGGCCTGACCGCGCTGCACCAGGTGGCGATCAGTGACGAACTGGGCGCCTGCCGGGCCCCGGGCGTCCCCCGGATCGGCTATCTCGCCCACGCACTCCTGGAGTTCGGGTCGGAGGAGCAGCGACTGCGGTTCCTGCCCAGGATGTTGGCCGGTGACGAGGTGTGGTGCCAGGGCTTCAGCGAGCCGGGTGCCGGTTCGGACCTGGCGGGCATGAGCACCTTCGCCGAGCGGCACGACGACCACTACACGGTGCGCGGGCAGAAGCTGTGGACGAGCTACGCCCAGTACTCCGGCCTGTGCCTGCTGCTGGCCCGCACCGACCGCGCGGCACCGGCGCACAAGTCCATCTCGGCGTTCGTGCTGCCCCTGGACCGGCCCGGCGTGACGGTACGACCGCTGCGCGCGGCCAACGGCGACGACGAGTTCTGCGAGCTGTTCCTGGACGACGTCCGCATCGAGGAGTCCGAACGCATCGGCGCCGAGGGCGTCGGCTGGGCGCTGGCGATGACGACGGTGTCGTACGAGCGCAACGCCCTCGACACCGGGCACATCTCGAAGTACGGGCTGCTCGTCGAACGGCTGCGGCGCCATGCCGCCGAGCACCAAGGCGGCCTGCCCGACGGGCTGTTGTCCCGGATCGGCCGGTGTGTCGTGGACTACGAGGTCCTGGTGGCGCACGCCCGTCGCCGTACCGCCGAACGGCTCGCCGGGCAGGTCGCCGGCCCGGAGTCGTCCGTGGACAAACTCCTGATGACGAGGACCGAACAGCGGCTCTACGACACGGCACTTGAGGTGTTCCCGGCCGAACTGTCCGGAGAGGGCGGCGAGTTGTTCGGCGACTACCTCTACTCCCGTGCGGCCTCCGTCTACGGCGGCACCTCCCAGATCCAGCGGAACATCATCGCCAAGCGGATCCTGCATCTGCCCTCGAACGGCTAG
- a CDS encoding cupin domain-containing protein: protein MRTAFRTAVTGSVAAAALLVGGTAQATPAGPGVTAKLISQTTIGDTDYTLREITIPPGQATGWHYHDGPLYGIVKQGTLSHFDSSCASDGVYRAGSPIQEPAGSGNVHIGRNLGNVPLVLDVLYVLPHGSPFSEDAPNPGCPFE, encoded by the coding sequence ATGCGCACCGCGTTCCGTACGGCCGTGACCGGGTCGGTGGCCGCCGCCGCTCTGCTCGTCGGCGGCACCGCCCAGGCGACCCCGGCAGGCCCCGGAGTCACCGCCAAGCTGATCAGCCAGACCACGATCGGCGACACCGACTACACCCTGCGCGAGATCACCATTCCGCCCGGCCAGGCCACCGGCTGGCACTACCACGACGGTCCCCTCTACGGCATCGTCAAGCAGGGCACGCTCAGCCACTTCGACTCCAGCTGCGCCTCCGACGGCGTGTACCGGGCGGGCAGCCCCATCCAGGAACCGGCCGGTTCGGGCAACGTGCACATCGGCCGCAATCTGGGGAACGTCCCTCTCGTCCTCGACGTGCTGTACGTCCTGCCGCACGGATCGCCGTTCTCGGAGGACGCGCCGAACCCGGGTTGCCCCTTCGAGTGA